In the genome of Natator depressus isolate rNatDep1 chromosome 21, rNatDep2.hap1, whole genome shotgun sequence, one region contains:
- the PACSIN1 gene encoding protein kinase C and casein kinase substrate in neurons protein 1 has protein sequence MSGSYDESAAAAEEITDSFWEVGNYKRTVKRIDDGHRLCNDLMNCIHERAKIEKAYAQQLTDWSKRWKQLIEKGPQYGSLERAWGAMMTEADKVSELHQDVKNSLLNEDFEKVKNWQKDAYHKQIMGGFKEAKEADDGFRKAQKPWAKKMKEVETAKKAYHLACKEEKLAMTREANSKAEQSITADQQKKLQDKVEKCKQDVQKTQEKYEKVLEELNKCTPQYMESMEQVFEQCQQFEEKRLIFLKEVLLDIKRHLNLAESSSYTTVYRELEQTIRMADAQEDLRWFRGTSGPGMPMNWPQFEEWNLDITHTITRREKIKKNEGVTLTNATAVSESAAVAGDRGSVSSYERSQPYTTEWSDDEGGNSLSASEANGGTNPFEEEPAGKGMRVRALYDYDGQEQDELSFKAGDELTKLGEEDEQGWCKGRLDNGQLGLYPANYVESI, from the exons ATGTCGGGCTCCTACGATGAGTCTGCAGCGGCTGCGGAGGAAATAACCGACAGCTTCTGGGAG GTGGGGAACTACAAGCGGACGGTGAAGCGGATTGACGACGGGCACCGGCTCTGCAATGACCTGATGAACTGCATCCACGAGCGGGCCAAGATCGAGAAGGCCTACGCCCAGCAGCTGACCGACTGGTCCAAGAGGTGGAAGCAGCTGATCGAGAAAG gCCCGCAGTACGGCAGCTTGGAGAGGGCTTGGGGAGCCATGATGACGGAGGCGGACAAGGTGAGCGAGCTGCATCAGGACGTGAAGAACAGCCTGCTGAACGAGGACTTTGAGAAGGTGAAGAACTGGCAGAAGGACGCCTACCACAAGCAGATCATGGGAGGCTTCAAGGAGGCCAAGGAGGCAGACGATGGCTTCCGGAAAGCACAGAAACCCTGGGCCAAGAAAATGAAGGAG GTGGAGACGGCCAAGAAAGCTTATCACCTGGCGTGCAAAGAGGAGAAGCTGGCCATGACCCGGGAAGCCAACAGCAAGGCGGAGCAGTCCATCACTGCAGACCAGCAGAAGAAGCTCCAGGACAAGGTGGAAAAGTGCAAGCAAGATGTGCAAAAG ACCCAAGAGAAGTACGAGAAGGTGCTGGAGGAGCTGAACAAGTGCACCCCGCAGTACATGGAGAGCATGGAGCAGGTGTTTGAGCAGTGCCAGCAGTTCGAGGAGAAGAGGCTCATTTTCCTGAAGGAGGTGCTGCTGGACATCAAGCGGCACCTGAACCTGGCCGAGAGCAGCAG CTACACCACCGTCTACCGCGAGCTGGAGCAAACCATCCGCATGGCGGACGCGCAGGAGGACCTCAGGTGGTTCCGCGGCACCAGCGGCCCGGGGATGCCTATGAACTGGCCCCAGTTTGAG GAGTGGAACCTGGACATCACGCACACGATAACAAGGCGAGAGAAGATTAAGAAGAACGAAGGGGTGACCCTGACCAACGCCACTGCAGTGAGCGAGTCAGCAGCAGTGGCCGGGGACCGCGGCAG CGTGAGCAGCTACGAGCGCAGCCAGCCCTACACTACTGAGTGGTCGGACGACGAGGGCGGCAACTCCCTCAGCGCCAGCGAGGCCAACGGCGGCACCAACCCCTTTGAGGAGGAGCCGGCGGGGAAAGGAATGCGTGTGCGGGCTCTATATGACTACGACGGGCAGGAGCAGGATGAGCTGAGCTTCAAAGCGG GCGACGAATTAACCAAATTAGGTGAAGAAGATGAACAAGGATGGTGCAAAGGGCGTCTAGACAATGGGCAACTCGGCCTTTACCCAGCCAACTATGTGGAGTCAATCTAA